From one Papio anubis isolate 15944 chromosome 12, Panubis1.0, whole genome shotgun sequence genomic stretch:
- the LOC101025798 gene encoding LOW QUALITY PROTEIN: solute carrier family 22 member 20 (The sequence of the model RefSeq protein was modified relative to this genomic sequence to represent the inferred CDS: substituted 1 base at 1 genomic stop codon), whose protein sequence is MAMAFTDLLDTLGGMGHFQLIHTALLLLPCGLLACHNFLQNFTAAVPPHHCRGPANHTEASTNDSGAWLRATVPLDQLGAPEPCRRFTKPQWALLSPNSSGPDTATERCKDGWVYNHSVFPSTIVMEWDLVCEARTLRDLAQSVYMAGVLVGAAVFDSRADRLXCRGWSYLQLAASGAATAYFSSFSAYCVFRFLMGMTFSGIILNSLSLVVEWMPTRGRTMAGILLGYSFTLGQLILAGIAYLIRPWRCLQFAVSAPFLIFFLYSWWLPESSRWLLLHGKSHLAVQNLQKVAAMNGRKEEGERLTKEVVSSYIQSEFASVRTSNSILDLFRTPAIRKVTCCLMVIWFSNSVAYYGLAMDLQKFGLSLYLVQALFGIIDIPAMLVATATMIYMGRRATAASFLILAGLMVIANMFVPEGMQILRTAQAALGKGCLASSFICVYLFTGELYPTEIKQMGMGFASVYARLGGLAAPLVTTLGEYSTILPPVSFGATAVLAGLAVCFLTETRNAPLVETIAAMERRAKEASSKKHVEEKSEEISLQQLRTSPLRETI, encoded by the exons ATGGCCATGGCCTTCACAGACCTGCTGGACACTCTGGGCGGCATGGGCCACTTCCAGCTCATCCATACGGCCCTGCTGTTGCTGCCTTGCGGCCTGCTGGCCTGCCACAACTTCTTGCAGAACTTCACGGCCGCTGTCCCCCCGCACCACTGCCGGGGCCCTGCCAACCACACTGAGGCCTCCACCAACGACTCGGGGGCCTGGCTGAGGGCCACCGTACCCCTGGACCAGCTTGGGGCCCCTGAGCCCTGCCGGCGCTTCACCAAGCCTCAGTGGGCCCTGCTGAGCCCCAACTCCTCCGGCCCGGACACAGCCACGGAGCGCTGCAAGGACGGCTGGGTCTATAACCACAGTGTTTTCCCATCCACCATCGTGATGGAG TGGGATCTGGTGTGTGAGGCCCGCACTCTCCGAGACCTGGCGCAGTCTGTCTACATGGCCGGGGTGCTGGTGGGGGCTGCCGTGTTTGACAGCCGGGCAGACAG gctgtagtgccgAG GCTGGTCCTACCTGCAGCTGGCAGCTTCGGGGGCCGCCACAGCGTATTTCAGCTCCTTCAGTGCCTACTGCGTCTTCCGGTTCCTGATGGGCATGACCTTCTCTGGCATCATCCTCAACTCCCTCTCCCTGG TTGTGGAGTGGATGCCCACCCGGGGCCGGACTATGGCAGGTATCTTGCTGGGGTACTCCTTCACCCTGGGCCAGCTCATCCTGGCGGGGATAGCCTACCTGATTCGCCCCTGGCGGTGCCTGCAGTTTGCCGTCTCTGCTCCTTTCCTGatctttttcctctattcttg GTGGCTTCCAGAGTCATCCCGCTGGCTCCTCCTGCATGGCAAGTCCCACTTAGCTGTACAGAATCTGCAGAAGGTGGCTGCAATgaatgggaggaaggaggaaggggaaaggctGACCAAGGAG GTGGTGAGCTCCTACATCCAGAGCGAGTTTGCAAGTGTCCGCACCTCCAACTCGATCTTGGACCTCTTCCGAACCCCGGCCATCCGCAAGGTCACATGCTGTCTCATGGTGATCTG GTTCTCCAACTCTGTGGCTTACTATGGCCTGGCCATGGACCTGCAGAAGTTTGGGCTCAGCCTTTACCTGGTGCAGGCCCTGTTTGGAATCATCGACATCCCGGCCATGCTGGTGGCCACCGCCACCATGATTTACATGGGCCGCCGGGCCACGGCGGCCTCCTTCCTCATCCTGGCCGGGCTCATGGTGATCGCCAACATGTTTGTGCCAGAAG GCATGCAGATCCTGCGCACGGCCCAGGCAGCGCTGGGCAAAGGCTGCCTGGCCAGCTCCTTCATCTGCGTGTACCTGTTTACAGGCGAACTATACCCCACAGAGATCAA GCAGATGGGGATGGGCTTCGCCTCAGTCTACGCCCGCCTCGGGGGCCTAGCGGCACCCCTGGTTACCACACTTGGGGAGTACAGCACCATCCTGCCGCCTGTGAGCTTCGGGGCCACCGCAGTCCTGGCTGGGCTGGCTGTCTGCTTCCTGACCGAGACCCGCAACGCACCCCTGGTAGAGACGATCGCAGCGATGGAGAGAAG GGCCAAAGAAGCCTCTTCCAAGAAACATGTAGAAGAGAAGAGTGAAGAAATTTCTCTTCAGCAGCTGAGAACATCTCCCCTCAGAGAAACCATCTAA